The sequence GCCAGCTTTACGACGTGCTGGGCCGAACCTTCCGCATCTCGGCACGGGTCAAGTTCTGATGAGGATCACAAGGGGCATGACAATGACGATGACGAAGGCCAGGATGATGGCGGCGCTGATCGGCGCGACGCTGCTGACCCCCGCCGCGCAGGCGGCGGCAAGCGCGGCGCTGAAGGCGCAGGCCGTTGCCGACGTGGACAGCCAAGCCAAGCAGATCCAGGTGATGGTCGACCAGATCTTCAGCTTCGCCGAGCCCGGATTCCAGGAGGTGCGCACCTCCGCTTACCTCGCCGACATTCTCGAAAAGCACGGTTTCACTGTCACGCGCGGGGTCGCTGGCATGCCGACCGCCTTCACCGCCACCTGGGGCTCGGGCGGGCCGCTGATCGCGCTGGGCAGCGATATCGACAATCTGCTCGGCGTCTCGCAATATCCCGGCATCCCCAACGTCAAGCCGATGGTCGCGGGCGCGCCGGGCCATGGCGAGGGCCATAATTCGGGGATGCCGCTGATCGTCGCGGCCGCCATCGCTGCTAAGGACGTGATGGAGAAAAACCACATCCAGGGCCGCCTGATGGTGTGGCCGGGCGTGGCCGAGGAGTTGCTCGGCTCGAAGGCCTATTATGTCCAGGCGGGCGTGTTCAAGGGCGTCGACGCCTGCATCTTCACCCATGTCTCCAGCGACTTCTCGACCGCTTATGGCGACCTTGGCCAGAACGGCATGGTCTCGGTCGAATATACGTTCCACGGCAAGACCGCGCATTCGGCCGGCATGCCGTGGGAGGGGCACAGCGCGCTCGACGGCGTCGAGCTGATGGACACCGCCTGGAACTTCCACCGCGAACATATGCCGGTCACGCAGCGCTCGCACTATGTCATCACCAATGGCGGCGGCCAGCCCAACGTCGTGCCGGCGACCGCCTCGGTCTGGTATTATTTCCGCGATCGCACCTTTGGCGCCGTGAAGACGATGTACGAGATGGGCAACATCACCGCAGAGGCGGCGGCGAAGGAGACGGACACCACCGTCGAGCATCACATCCTGGGCTATGCCGCGCCCAATTTTGCGAACAAGCCGCTGGCCGAGGCCGCGTTCCTGAACATCGCGAAGGTCGGCATGCCCAAGTGGAGCGCCGACGATCAGGCCTTCACCAAGGCGGCGCAGGAAGTGAACCATCGCAAGGTCGAGCCGCTCAAGGACAAGGTGACGCCGCTCTCCACGCCCGAAAATCGCGAGCGCTCGATCGGTGGCGGATCGGACGATATTGGCGACATCATGTGGGCGGTGCCGACGATCACCATCCGCTTCCCGTCGAACATCCCCAACATGATCGGCCATCACGTCACCTCGGCGATGGCGATGGCGACGCCGATCGCGCACAAGGGGGCGGTGGTCGGCGCCAAGGCGGTGGCGATGACGGTGCTGGACATGATGACGACGCCAAAGCTCTTGGCAGATGCCAAGGCCTATTACACCGACGTTCAGTTGAAGACCGACACCTACGCCCCGATCCTGGAGAAGCCGGCGATCTGGCTGAACGAGAAGGCGATGCGCGAATATCGTCCGCAGATGGAGAAATTCTATTACGATCCGATGAAGTACCCGACCTATCTCGACCAGCTCGGGATCAAATATCCGACCACGACCGTGATGCCGTGACGGTGTGCGCCACCCCGGAAACGATCCGCGGTGGCGCCGCGCCGCGCGACTACTGCCGGATCGTTCCCCTTTGCTCTGCGCTGCCCCTTCTGAGGGGTCCATCGATTATGCGAGTCTGGATCGACAAAGGGACGACCAACGCCGAACGAAAGGCCGACTATGCGTAGGCGCAGCCATCGCGGATGGGCGTGTTTAGCCGGAGCGGGGTGGATCGCCAGCGGCTGCAATCGCGGACGGATGATCGGCTCAAAAGAACAATTACAAAGCCGTGTGGCGCCACGTCGGCGCTATAGCTGATCGAGCGCTGGTCAAGCTCTTTAACCGATTACAGGTGGCGAACCTATATGAAGCGACGGCCGCAAGTCTAGGTGTTTGATCCCACGGTTTGATGATGCGATCCTGTCGTTGGAATGGAAGGAAGCCGTATGGGACGGGTTTGTCGCGGGAGCGCTATGACCGCGCACGCCGCCCGACCACCGATACAGCGATCGCAAGCTTCCCTTGCGAAGCTAAGCCGGGAACTTCAGATTAACCCCAAAAGAGTCGCGAAGTGGCGCGAGCGGGGAACGGTCGATGATCGGAAGATCGGGCTGAATGCCCCTCATTCCAAGCCCTGTCCCAAGTCGAGAGGCGATGGTTGTCACGTTCCGGCGGCACACCCTTGCCGCTGGACGATTGCCTCTATTCCCTGCAGCCGACTATCCCTCACCTTACCAGGTCAGCGCTGTACCGATGTCTCCAGCGGCACGGCATATCCCGCTTGCCCGATGTCGAAGGCGGCAAGCCCAAGCTCAGCGCTTCAAACGCTACCCGATCGACTTCTTCCACATCGATATTACCGAGGTGCAAACTGCCGAAGGCAAACTGTACCTTCGTCGGCATCGATCGCACTAGCAAGTCGCGGTCACACACCTCGCCGACTTCGTGGCAGCCTATAATTTCGCCCGCCGCCTCAAGACACTCAACGGCCTCACGCCCTACGAATACATCGCCAAGATCTGGACGTTTGAGCCAGAACGGTTCATCGTCAATCTGATCCACCAGATCCCGGACTGAACACATAGCGTGTCCCAATGCGCAGTGATCGTGGTTTGCGTCTCGCCCCGATTGAAAAGCAGCACGGCACGACCGCCGGGGCAAGCGATAGCCCCGCCAATAACCCAGCCCAATCGCTATCGCTATCAAGCACCTCTGGAAGCGTGTCCCAGCTGCCTGACGATGGATCATGATTTCGGGAGATCTCGCTCGCGCGTAAGCCACGCAGAGACGACGGCGGTAACAACAAGTGCCGCACCAGCGCCGGCCTTCCCCGGCTTGCGAATGAGCGAGAGGCCGACCGCCGTCATGACCGAGGACATCATTCCGACCTTCTTCAAGCCTATTAGTCGCGCCACGCGAACGCTGGTGCGAGACGCGATGAATGCCGCTGTGATCGATGGTTCAGCCTGTGAGGGTTCTTCCTGCTTTACCGGCGGCGCGGGCCGCGTGACGTCCGCCGTGTTTGCCACCGCCGGGTCAGCTGCTACATGATCCGCAACCCAGGCGCCGCGCTCGCCGGCAGGCTTCACCGCGCCTTCGGTGGTATCGGCAGTGGTCTGGTGCTCAAGCTCGGCATTGAGCTCGGCTCCAAAAAGCAAGACGTAGCTCGAAAGATATATCCAGGTGAGCATGACGACCACGGCGCCGAGCGAGCCGTAGGTGGCGTTGTAATTGCCGAACTTCGCCACGTAGATGCCGAACCCCAGCGTTAGCAGCAGCCAGCAAAGAGCCGCAAGGAGCGAGCCCGGCGTGATCCACGCCCAGCGCGCCTTCGCGCGTGAAGGGCCGTATCGATACAGCGTGGCAGCCGCGGCAGCGCCGCCGCAGCCCAAGAGCAGGTACGATAGAAGTTTGCCCAGAACGAGCACAACGCCAGGTGCGCCAGGGATTAGATTTTCCAGATGCCCGAGTGCTGCGATCGCGATGAGTGCGATGATCGCTACCGCTACCGCCGCCGCCGTGATCGCCAGTGCGAGCGCGTTGAGCGCCAGGAACCCGCGTTTCTCTTTTTCTTCATAGGCTATGTTGAGGGCGGTGATCACCGATCCGGCGCCGTTGCGCGCGCCGAATAAAGCGATCGCCAAGGCGAGCAGAACTCCAAAACCCTTCTTGCTGCCCGACGTCTTGACGACATTCATCAGCTGCTCGCCGACGAGCTTGGCGGCGTCGGTCGGCATGACCGAGGTCAGCCCCTTCATATTGTCGACCACTGTCTGGGAATCCGCGAGCAATCCGTAGCTCAGTACGATCGCGCCAAGCAGAGGCACGAGCGCCAGGAACCCGTAGAAAGCGACCCCGGCTGCGATCAGCCCGATATTATCCCCACCGCCCTCGTTCCAAGCCCGAAGGACGACGGCCTTCCATTCGCTGAGCGACATCGCCCAGGGGCTCGGAGCGTTATGCCCGCGCGAAGGGGTGGTCGACAATCGAGCGGGCATTGGATCAACCCTTCAGATCGGCTGGCACTTTGCCGCCATTTTCCTCAAGCTTCTGCATCACGGCCTTGTGAAGCGCGATATTCTCCTCAGCGCTGCCGTCGGCGCCGACGTGGAGATTAAGCTCGTTGGCAAGCTCCTTGCGTGCCGACAGGCTCGAATCCATGTCGAGCAGCGTCAAAAGATCCACGATCGACATCCGCCAATTGCTTGGCCGGCCTTTCGCCGCGGCGAGTTCGGTCAGCACCGCCTCTACATCGACCGGCTGCGCCGGCGCCAACGGCGCCACGGGCGCCGGCACTGCCTGAGCGGGAGCGGCTTGCGCAGCGGGAGCCGCCGGCGCAGGCGCGGCCAGGGCCTGACCATGGTGGAATATCTTGTTCATGATGGTGCCGAAAATGCTCATGCTTAACTCCCTTACTGAGATTGAAATCAGGCCTTGCCGAGACCGCCAAGCAAGCCGCCCAGGCCCCCGAAACCACCGCCCGAACTGACCTTGCGCGCGACCAGCGCCGCAGCAGCGATCGAGGCGAGCTGCGGCAGCACCGCCTTGATCTTGTCCACGCTGATGCCGATGTTCGCGCTGGCTGCAGCCGCGGCCGAGCGACTGGCGTCTTTCGATTCAAGGATCTCACCAAGAATCGATTTGCCATGGTCTTCCGCCTCGTCGCTGCCGGGTACAGGCGCGTCGTCGGCCGAAGCATTATCGAGGCCACCAGATGCCGCATGTTGGGCAAGCTTGGGACCCAGCATAGGGGCCAGGCTGCCGATCACGCTTTGCATCTCGTCCGGCGAGAGGCCAACCCTCGCACCAATCTGCTGAAGCGCGCCGCTACCAGCGCCCTGCTCGATCATATCTATCAGTGACATCGGTGATATCCTTTGCTTATTGCATCGGCCCGCAGTAGAGCGACCTCCTCCGCTTCGCGAACCGGCTCAACGCTGCCGTCCTCGCTAAGGTTCTCGAAAAGCTGATCCAGCCGGTAGCGGATGAAGTGATTGCGCGAACGCTCCAGCTGGCCCGCGTCGACCGTTTTTGAACGATAGAGTTCAACCACGCGGGACGCTGCGGCTTCGCCGCAGGCCCACAGGCCAAGAAATTCCTGTGCCGAATCTCCGAGAGCTACGTCGCCAAAATCGATGACTCCCGAAATCCGCTGCGCTTGCGGATCCAGCAGGATATGTTCAGCGACAAGATCGCCCTGAATGACCGCCAGTTCGCGATCCCCCTAGTTGCCGAATACAGCGAGCTCGAGCCCGTCGTCACCAAGTGCGCCCAACGCCCTTTCATCGTGCCGGGGATCGGCCCGGTGATCGCCGCCTTCGGCAAGATTGCGATCTACGGCACCGAAGGCAGCAAGATCCCGGTCGGCGTCACCTTTACCGCTGCGCGCCCGGGCCAAGCGCCTTCACACGGGACGATTTGGCTAAACGGGCGTCTCGTCAACGACGTCGACAGTCAACGGATCACCTTCGCTGATCTCGGTGTGATCGGCGTGTCGGACTCCACTGGCACCAGCCTCTTGATCCGGCTCGCCAATGCCCGGGCCTCTCCGAAGCGGTTGCCGACGCGCTCAAATAGGGTTTCAGCAACGATTATCGTAAACTCCGCGGCAGGATCAATTCCGCCGTGACGATCGACGCCATGGACAGGCCCGCGCTGAGCTTGGGCCAGGCAAAGATCTTTCCGAGAACGAAGCCGACACCGAGAATGCCACCACATCACGCCACCACGACGCGGCCGCGACCGCGCTGCCGGCCGGAAGCCGCTCACCGCCGACGAAAACGACTGCTAGCGAGGTGACTGCGGTCAGCATCGCGACGATGACGGCCGACCATCATCCTCCCCTTTTCGAGACGGGCAAGCCGCTAGCTGCGATCAGGCGGAGGCGTTGAAACGGGTGGGCGATACGAATCGCCTCGGTCCGCGACACCACGGACAAGGCGCGGAAGGTCTCGTTCGAGTGCCGGCGGTGCCATCCGGAATTTGTCGGGATTGCCGACCCCGCCGGGCAGCAGCAACCCGTCAAGGCGCCTGGCTCAACGTCCGACGACGTCATGTCCGGCGTGATGGTGCTGCCCTTGTCATCATGCTGAATGCCTTGGATCGGCGTGCTCTTGATGCTAGCGAGCGTATCCTCGGCCCCGGCGTCGATCAAGCTTTCGCGCGGTTTGAAGGGCTCCGATTGTTCGAGGCCGCCAGTGGCGAGAAGACCTAGCGGCTAATCGACGGAATGGGGTTGCCATTCCGGATCGATTTTCACCAAAATTAACGATGCCGCGTTCGTTCCGATCAGGTGACAGAGGCAGAACACCTCGTCAGCATCTGCGGGTTGCGCGCGTCAAATCGGCATGCGGTGCGTTGTTTATCTGAAGCAGCGGGAAGACTTGAGATGGCTAACATCATGGATGACATGTTGACCTTGTGGACTTGGCCGCTTCAGGCTGCCAAGTTCGGCAGCGATCTTGTTGAGAGTTCGTTTGCAAGCCAGCGGGTCATCGCGGCCCGGCTGCCGACAATCGGTGCGGCGCTTCAAAATCCGTTCGCCACCGATCATGTCGAATTAAGCCGCATGGTCACCGAAAAAGTCGAGGCCTTCGGCGCGTCGGGTCGGTCGCTGGCCGCGACGAGTACTAAGGTTCGCCGCGCGTCGGCCGCCAATGCCCGTGCGCTCGGCCGCATCGCGAGCGGTGGCTTGCTTTGGCCCCAGGATTGGGCGCGCCTCGCCCAGCAGAATTTGGCCGCCATGGCCGACGTGATGACAGCACCGGCCGCTGCGCTCGCCCCCATCCGTAAAGGTGTTACCGCCAACGACCGACGATTAAGCCGCCCCAAAAAATTCCTATAGTGACCGTTGCTGGCCGGTGCCCGGCCGAGGATCGTCGGTGCGCTCTGATTACATCACATCCGGCGAGTGCGGCCAGGGACAGTGCCTAGCCCGAATAGTCCGACGGAGGCGCAAAGCCCTCAGGGCGGAAGTCACAAATTGGCGGTTCTTTTACATTGGCGCTTCGAATAGATTGTTAGAATAATAGCCGCGGTGATCGGTCTACCTTATTTAGACGATGACCCAGCTTTGTCCCTTTAATCCAACAGCGTGCCTGCAGTGACGCCAAACGGCTTGGCGAGCTTCTCGACGACCGTGATCGTTGGGTTCCGCGCGCAGCGCTCAATGTCGCTGACATAGGTGCGATGGATGCCGGCCTCGTGCGCGAACGCTTCCTGGCTCCAGCCCTTTTCCGCGCGAAGCCGCCGCAGGTTGTTCGCAAGGCGGTCCCGGATATCCACGACCGGCTAGAGACGCGCCTGTCGCCGATCGATCTACAGACGATCAGAGACATTCGAGTTGACTTCATGATCCGCCGGAGCGTCAGTGTCTCTGATAGTCGATAGAGGTGCAGATGCCATTCCAGTTCAACATGCTGCTCGAAGAGGCCGGTATCGATCCCGCAGCGGTCCGCCTGCTGCGCCATCAGCCGGCCGTCGCTGGACGATCGCTGCTGGATATCTGGCGGGCCGATCGCGCGACGTTCGAAGCTTATCAGGCGCTGCAGGCGGTCGCACAGCGCGCCAGCTTCGCCCGGCCTTGCTGGGCCAGCTTCATCGGCACTTGGGACGGCCGGACGCTGTTCGTCGGCCTGTACGAAGCCGGATCGCCAATGCCGATCCTAGAGGGGTTTACCGCGCCGATTTCAGCCGTCCAGCATGATGCCGGCACCTACGATCGCTATCTGACACAGCGAAGCGATCACCTGATCCTCTATGCCGGTAAAGTATATGTCGAGTGGGGCGGGGGCGCATCCGGCAAGCGGGCCTGGGCCCAGCGGGCCGATGCGCAGAACAAGCCGATCACCGAGCTACATCTCGATGCGCCCGACCGGCCGTTCCCCGGCTTGATGGCGCTGGCAGTGCCGCTATCGTCGCTGGCCGACGCGCCATCGGGCTAAATCGGGCCGCTCGATCGGGCGCGGGGCATCTATCTGCTCACCTGCCCCCGCGACGGCAGCCTCTATGTCGGCTCAGCGACCTCGCCAGGCGGCTTTTGGGCGCGCTGGGCGGAATATCGTGCTAACGGCCATGGCGGCAACGTCGCGCTGCGCGACCGCCCTCCGTCCGATTTCATCGTATCGGTGCTGGAGGTGGCCGGGTCGACCGCAACCGTCGACGACATTCTTGCCAGCGAAGCGCTGTGGAAGCGCAAGCTGCAATCGCGCGAGTTGGGGCTCAACCGCAACTGAGGCAGATCGCGCTACGCGTGACCTTATTCCTTGGGCGTCTGATCGCCCTCCAGCAGGTGAGCGTTTTTGACAAGCCGTCGCTTCCGCCGCCGCGGCCATGCCGCCGGATATTCGAACCAAATTTGATCGACGATCCCGCCTCCCAAATGGGTGGCCGCTCGGGACGGTGGCGTTCAGGCAGGCCTTCCCATGCGCGAAGATAGCCATCGAACAGCAGCATATAGGCCATTTGCCGCGGCACGTCGTCGTGATCGCGCTCGATCTCGCCGCGCAAACGCATGATTTTCGCCTTGATCGCTTCCATATCCTGCAGGTCTTTGCGCCACTGGCGCTGTTCGAGCGTGGTGGCTGGCCCGAAGAATCGGACCTGCCGTTTCTAAAAATCGACTTCGATGTCGGCTGGGTGTGGAAGCAGGCGTTCGTCCAAATACTGCCGTTCTTCCGGCGTTGCCATATCCAGCCGGTGCTCGGTAGCCTGAACATATTCCTCCCAGGCGAGCAAATTGGCCTCTTCGGCCGCCCGCTTTTTCTGCTGGATTGTGTCGAGACGCGTCAGATATGCCTTCTGGGCGTTCGTACCCCCCAACACCGCCGTCTTGATCTGCGAGCGCGACACCGCTCGGCTTGTTTCCATAACTTCGCCGGACTTGGTCGTCATCAACCTCTCGGCCTCTTCGAGGGCCACCCGTTCGTTGTCGGTCAAGCCCAGTGGCGTTTTGGGCTTATTCTTGCTGCCGCGCTTGCGGCCTCGTTGGCGGTGCGAATTGTTCGGAAACTGGTGTTCGGCAGGCGGTTTGCCATATCCTGCCGCAGCAGGTTCAGGAAGTTTGCTGCTCATCGGGAGCACGTTCGGTAGACAATGTGTCCTCTGCTCTTTGCGCAGTCGCGTCTTCAAAGCTACTATTATCTAGTTTACTTTTGACTATCCTGCCGGTGTATTGCTGATAACGTGTGATGATTGTGTCGCAGTAGATGGGGTCGTACTCTATCAGTCGCGCCGATCGGCCGCATTGTTCCGCGGCGATGAGTGTGCTGCCCGACCCGCCGAACATGTCCAGCACGATATCCCCGCGGCGCGACCAGTCGCGGATGGCGTCGGCCACCAGAGCAACCGGCTTCACCGTGGGATGCATCTCCAGTTCAGCGTCGCGACTGCCGCCGATCGCGTTCGCGCCAGCATAATCCCAGACGTTGGTGCGGTACCGTCCCGTCGCCGAGCCCGAAGCTGTTGACGTTGGGATCGGTGCCCACCTTGTAGACAAACACGAGCTCATGCTTCGAGCGATAGAACGAACCCATGCCGGCGTTGGTCTTGTTCCAGACGCATAGAGTCTTCAGTTCGTCGAAGACGGCTGATCCTGCTTCCATCAACTCGCTCATATGTCGCCAGTCCATGCAGACGAACGCGATCGTACCATCGCGGCAACGCCGCGCGCCTTCGCCAAGCGTCGCCTTCAGGAAAGACGTGAACTCGCTCTGGTTCATCTTGCCAGCGGCCATCGCGAACTCGCGATGTTGACCTTGCCGAGCCCGCTGACGTTCCCGGCAATCTTCACATTGTAAGGCGGGTCGGTGAAGACGAGGTCGACGCGTTCGTTGCCCAGCAGCAGATCAAAGTGCGACGCTTCACGGGAATCACCACAGACGAGCACATGACGGCCGAGCAACCAGACATCGCCATGCCGCGACGTGGCACGAAGCGGCGGTTCGGGTGTTTGATCTTCAGGACCGGTCGTGGTTGCCGGATCAGCGTCTGCGGCCTCGTCGAGAGCGAAGTCGATCTGGGCCAAAGAGAAGCCGGTCAGCTCGACATCGAAGCCCAGGTCGATCAGATCCTGTAGCTCGGTGGCCAGGATCTCGCGATCCCATCCGCATTGAACGCCAGCTTATTATCGGCCAACACATAGGCCTTCACCTCGTCGGGCGACAGGTGGCCGAGCGAGAGCGTCGGTACCTCGGTCAGGCCCAGCTCCTTGCCGCCATGACACGACCGTGGCCGGCAACGATCGTGCCGTCTCCCGCGAGCAGGATGGGGTTGGTAAAGCCGAAGCGCCGGATGCTGGCGGCGATCTGCTTGACCTGCTTTTTGGAATGGGTGCGGGCATTGCCCGCATAGGGGCGCAGGGTCGCGACCGCCTTCATCTCAATCTGCGGATGGTTCACCAAGCGCTCTTTCAACGTCCGGGCGAACTTCAAGGGGGAGGGCGGGGGCGTCGACACCGCTAGCCGGATCTAGAATCAGAAATGGTACGGCTAATCAATTATGGCTCGGTCTGGCATTTAATCCAATGCCACAATGCGGCCGTCATTCGGCCTAACCCATTGCTGTGGTTAGATTAAGCGCTGCCTTAGCCGCAAAATGCAGCTCAAAACGCGCAATTTTCCCTCCAGATTGACGAATCTGCAGGGAAATTCGAGCCGCATTGCGGGCCTAGCAGGGCAGACCGGTTCGCTTGGGACTGCCAACGCCACCACCCAGTCTGCCAGTTGTCACGATTTCCCCGTCTGTCACGTCGGCCGCAAATTCTCCCCGCATTTCCGGGGCTTTGCACGAGTGCGTTTTGAGGCTGCAGGCCCAGAGACGTCTCCGCCGACCTTTCCCGTCGCCAAATGCGCCTCGGTCTCCGACCCTAGATTTCTCACCTGACTTTTCTGGCGATGCTAAACGAGCAGGGGCCGCGATCGACATCACCACCGGCTATCCATCCTGAGGAGCATCATCATGGTCGACTAGAACAGCACGCTTGCCGAAGTCGTAGCGGCCGAGCTCGTGGCCGCACGCGCCATCCTCGAGGCTGCGACGACGTATCAGTTGGCGCTTGCCGCTGCCGTGGCGGATCTGGACCTGCCCGCCAGCTACATCTCGCAGCCGAAGGCGATCGCCGCCGGCCTGATCGCCAACCTGAGCTACGCGATCACCACCCAGCTGCCGCAGGTCATCAAGGAGCTGTCGCCGCCCGACGACGCCACCGGGGGCGCGCCGGCCGGCACCATCATCGCATATTGATCCACCCGCCGGCGCGCCGGCACTTCTTCTTCCGAAAAGATAAACGATGCGCTCCACGAGCCACGCCGCTCGGCGGTATTCCTATGGCCAATCGCCTTTGATAGTGCCCCCGCCGTTTTTCGACGAGGCTTACAAAGCCGCCGGCGCTTGGGACGATATCAACGCCAAGATCTCTCCCGCAGCAGGCAACGCCCTGCTCAACGCGCTCGAGGTGGAAAGTCCGTTCAACATGGCGCGGGTTGCTTAC is a genomic window of Sphingomonas nostoxanthinifaciens containing:
- a CDS encoding amidohydrolase is translated as MTMTKARMMAALIGATLLTPAAQAAASAALKAQAVADVDSQAKQIQVMVDQIFSFAEPGFQEVRTSAYLADILEKHGFTVTRGVAGMPTAFTATWGSGGPLIALGSDIDNLLGVSQYPGIPNVKPMVAGAPGHGEGHNSGMPLIVAAAIAAKDVMEKNHIQGRLMVWPGVAEELLGSKAYYVQAGVFKGVDACIFTHVSSDFSTAYGDLGQNGMVSVEYTFHGKTAHSAGMPWEGHSALDGVELMDTAWNFHREHMPVTQRSHYVITNGGGQPNVVPATASVWYYFRDRTFGAVKTMYEMGNITAEAAAKETDTTVEHHILGYAAPNFANKPLAEAAFLNIAKVGMPKWSADDQAFTKAAQEVNHRKVEPLKDKVTPLSTPENRERSIGGGSDDIGDIMWAVPTITIRFPSNIPNMIGHHVTSAMAMATPIAHKGAVVGAKAVAMTVLDMMTTPKLLADAKAYYTDVQLKTDTYAPILEKPAIWLNEKAMREYRPQMEKFYYDPMKYPTYLDQLGIKYPTTTVMP
- a CDS encoding YihY/virulence factor BrkB family protein, coding for MSLSEWKAVVLRAWNEGGGDNIGLIAAGVAFYGFLALVPLLGAIVLSYGLLADSQTVVDNMKGLTSVMPTDAAKLVGEQLMNVVKTSGSKKGFGVLLALAIALFGARNGAGSVITALNIAYEEKEKRGFLALNALALAITAAAVAVAIIALIAIAALGHLENLIPGAPGVVLVLGKLLSYLLLGCGGAAAAATLYRYGPSRAKARWAWITPGSLLAALCWLLLTLGFGIYVAKFGNYNATYGSLGAVVVMLTWIYLSSYVLLFGAELNAELEHQTTADTTEGAVKPAGERGAWVADHVAADPAVANTADVTRPAPPVKQEEPSQAEPSITAAFIASRTSVRVARLIGLKKVGMMSSVMTAVGLSLIRKPGKAGAGAALVVTAVVSAWLTRERDLPKS
- a CDS encoding DUF3597 domain-containing protein, producing the protein MSIFGTIMNKIFHHGQALAAPAPAAPAAQAAPAQAVPAPVAPLAPAQPVDVEAVLTELAAAKGRPSNWRMSIVDLLTLLDMDSSLSARKELANELNLHVGADGSAEENIALHKAVMQKLEENGGKVPADLKG
- a CDS encoding DUF937 domain-containing protein, producing MSLIDMIEQGAGSGALQQIGARVGLSPDEMQSVIGSLAPMLGPKLAQHAASGGLDNASADDAPVPGSDEAEDHGKSILGEILESKDASRSAAAAASANIGISVDKIKAVLPQLASIAAAALVARKVSSGGGFGGLGGLLGGLGKA
- a CDS encoding DUF4403 family protein, coding for MFSDKIALNDRQFAIPLVAEYSELEPVVTKCAQRPFIVPGIGPVIAAFGKIAIYGTEGSKIPVGVTFTAARPGQAPSHGTIWLNGRLVNDVDSQRITFADLGVIGVSDSTGTSLLIRLANARASPKRLPTRSNRVSATIIVNSAAGSIPP
- a CDS encoding helix-turn-helix domain-containing protein is translated as MDIRDRLANNLRRLRAEKGWSQEAFAHEAGIHRTYVSDIERCARNPTITVVEKLAKPFGVTAGTLLD
- a CDS encoding GIY-YIG nuclease family protein gives rise to the protein MLTCPRDGSLYVGSATSPGGFWARWAEYRANGHGGNVALRDRPPSDFIVSVLEVAGSTATVDDILASEALWKRKLQSRELGLNRN
- a CDS encoding DNA-methyltransferase, with the translated sequence MPTSTASGSATGRYRTNVWDYAGANAIGGSRDAELEMHPTVKPVALVADAIRDWSRRGDIVLDMFGGSGSTLIAAEQCGRSARLIEYDPIYCDTIITRYQQYTGRIVKSKLDNSSFEDATAQRAEDTLSTERAPDEQQTS
- a CDS encoding ParB/Srx family N-terminal domain-containing protein, which codes for MNHPQIEMKAVATLRPYAGNARTHSKKQVKQIAASIRRFGFTNPILLAGDGTIVAGHGRVMAARSWA